A stretch of Cygnus olor isolate bCygOlo1 chromosome 16, bCygOlo1.pri.v2, whole genome shotgun sequence DNA encodes these proteins:
- the CBFA2T2 gene encoding protein CBFA2T2 isoform X2, whose product MPGSPVEVKIQSRSSPPNMPPLPPVNPGGPRPVSFTPAALPNGINHSPPTLNGAPSPPQRFSNGPASSSSSSLTNQQLPATCGARQLSKLKRFLTTLQQFGNDISPEIGEKVRTLVLALVNSTVTIEEFHCKLQEATNFPLRPFVIPFLKANLPLLQRELLHCARAAKQTPSQYLAQHEHILLNTTTASPADSSELLIEVNGNGKRHSPDRREDNSFERETLPTEPPAKRVCTISPAPRHSPALSIPLMNPGGQFHPTPPPLQHYTLEDIATSHLYRDPSKMLEHREIRDRHSSLGLNGGYQDELVDHRLTEREWADEWKHLDHALNCIMEMVEKTRRSMAVLRRCQEADREELNYWKRRCSETAETRKAGSELVSRQHSPSSSDSIGSADSLREFSSRSGTGYVTEEIWKKSEEAVNEVKRQAMSEVQKAVAEAEQKAFEMIASERARMEQTIADAKRQATEDAFLVINEQEESTESCWNCGRKASETCSGCNIARYCGSFCQHKDWERHHRICGQSLHSQSKPLALPAGRSTAAKGIDGVSSPALEKTSAATSRSSTPASVTAIETNGL is encoded by the exons ATGCCCGGATCGCCTGTGGAAGTGAAGATTCAGTCCAGATCCTCTCCTCCCAACATGCCGCCGCTCCCCCCCGTCAACCccggcggcccccggcccgTGTCCTTCACCCCAGCTGCAC TGCCCAACGGGATAAACCATTCCCCCCCGACGCTCAATGGGGCACCGTCCCCACCCCAGCGGTTTAGCAACggccctgcctcctcctcctcctcctccctgacgaaccagcagctcccagccacgTGCGGCGCCCGGCAGCTCAGCAAGCTGAAGCGcttcctcaccaccctccaGCAGTTTGGCAATGACATTTCTCCAGAGATCGGGGAGAAGGTCCGGACCCTCGTCCTGGCCTTAGTG aacTCAACGGTGACAATTGAGGAATTTCACTGCAAGCTGCAAGAGGCGACGAACTTCCCCCTAAGGCCATTTGTGATCCCCTTTCTGAAG GCCAacctccctctgctccagcgCGAGCTGCTGCACTGCGCCCGGGCTGCCAAGCAGACGCCGTCCCAGTACCTGGCGCAGCACGAGCACATCCTGCTGAACACCACCACCGCCTCCCCAGCCGACTCCTCTGAGCTGCTGATTGAGGTCAACGGCAACGGGAAGAGGCACAGCCCGGACAG AAGAGAAGACAACAGCTTCGAGAGAGAGACGCTGCCGACAGAGCCTCCGGCCAAGCGGGTGTGCACCATCAGCCCCGCGCCGCGGCACAGCCCGGCCCTCAGCATCCCCCTGATGAACCCCGGCGGGCAGTTCCACCCCACCCCGCCGCCCCTCCAGCACTACACCTTGGAAGACATCGCCACCTCCCATCTCTACAGGGACCCCAGCAAGATGTTGGAGCACAGGGAGATTCGGGACAGGCACAGCAGCCTCG GTTTGAATGGAGGGTACCAGGACGAGCTGGTGGACCACCGCTTAACAGAGAGAGAGTGGGCTGATGAGTGGAAGCATCTGGATCAT GCGCTGAACTGCATCATGGAGATGGTGGAGAAGACGAGGCGCTCCATGGCGGTGCTGCGCCGCTGCCAGGAGGCAGACCGGGAGGAGCTCAACTACTGGAAGAGGCGCTGCAGCGAGACGGCCGAGACGCGCAAGGCGGGCAGCGAGCTCGTCTcgaggcagcacagccccagcagctccgaCTCCATCGGCAGCG CAGATTCGTTGCGGGAGTTCAGCAGCAGGTCGGGAACGGGCTACGTCACCGAAGAGATATGGAAAAAAAGC GAAGAAGCCGTGAACGAGGTGAAGCGCCAGGCCATGTCGGAGGTGCAGAAGGCCGTGGCGGAGGCCGAGCAGAAGGCCTTTGAGATGATCGCCTCCGAGAGGGCTCGCATGGAGCAGACCATTGCGGACGCCAAGCGCCAGGCTACTGAGGACGCTTTCCTTGTGATCAACGAACAGGAGGAGTCTACAGAG AGTTGCTGGAACTGCGGCCGCAAGGCCAGCGAGACCTGCAGTGGCTGCAACATCGCCCGGTACTGCGGCTCCTTCTGCCAGCACAAGGACTGGGAGAGGCACCACCGGATCTGCGGCCAAAGCCTGCACAGCCAGAGCAAGCCGCTGGCTCTGCCCGCGGGGCGCTCCACAGCCGCCAAGGGCATCGACGGCGTGTCCAGCCCGGCCCTCGAGAAGACTTCGGCAGCCACGTCTCGATCCTCCACTCCAGCATCTGTGACAGCAATAGAAACGAACGGACTCTAA
- the CBFA2T2 gene encoding protein CBFA2T2 isoform X1, which produces MPGSPVEVKIQSRSSPPNMPPLPPVNPGGPRPVSFTPAALPNGINHSPPTLNGAPSPPQRFSNGPASSSSSSLTNQQLPATCGARQLSKLKRFLTTLQQFGNDISPEIGEKVRTLVLALVNSTVTIEEFHCKLQEATNFPLRPFVIPFLKANLPLLQRELLHCARAAKQTPSQYLAQHEHILLNTTTASPADSSELLIEVNGNGKRHSPDRREDNSFERETLPTEPPAKRVCTISPAPRHSPALSIPLMNPGGQFHPTPPPLQHYTLEDIATSHLYRDPSKMLEHREIRDRHSSLGLNGGYQDELVDHRLTEREWADEWKHLDHALNCIMEMVEKTRRSMAVLRRCQEADREELNYWKRRCSETAETRKAGSELVSRQHSPSSSDSIGSDSLREFSSRSGTGYVTEEIWKKSEEAVNEVKRQAMSEVQKAVAEAEQKAFEMIASERARMEQTIADAKRQATEDAFLVINEQEESTESCWNCGRKASETCSGCNIARYCGSFCQHKDWERHHRICGQSLHSQSKPLALPAGRSTAAKGIDGVSSPALEKTSAATSRSSTPASVTAIETNGL; this is translated from the exons ATGCCCGGATCGCCTGTGGAAGTGAAGATTCAGTCCAGATCCTCTCCTCCCAACATGCCGCCGCTCCCCCCCGTCAACCccggcggcccccggcccgTGTCCTTCACCCCAGCTGCAC TGCCCAACGGGATAAACCATTCCCCCCCGACGCTCAATGGGGCACCGTCCCCACCCCAGCGGTTTAGCAACggccctgcctcctcctcctcctcctccctgacgaaccagcagctcccagccacgTGCGGCGCCCGGCAGCTCAGCAAGCTGAAGCGcttcctcaccaccctccaGCAGTTTGGCAATGACATTTCTCCAGAGATCGGGGAGAAGGTCCGGACCCTCGTCCTGGCCTTAGTG aacTCAACGGTGACAATTGAGGAATTTCACTGCAAGCTGCAAGAGGCGACGAACTTCCCCCTAAGGCCATTTGTGATCCCCTTTCTGAAG GCCAacctccctctgctccagcgCGAGCTGCTGCACTGCGCCCGGGCTGCCAAGCAGACGCCGTCCCAGTACCTGGCGCAGCACGAGCACATCCTGCTGAACACCACCACCGCCTCCCCAGCCGACTCCTCTGAGCTGCTGATTGAGGTCAACGGCAACGGGAAGAGGCACAGCCCGGACAG AAGAGAAGACAACAGCTTCGAGAGAGAGACGCTGCCGACAGAGCCTCCGGCCAAGCGGGTGTGCACCATCAGCCCCGCGCCGCGGCACAGCCCGGCCCTCAGCATCCCCCTGATGAACCCCGGCGGGCAGTTCCACCCCACCCCGCCGCCCCTCCAGCACTACACCTTGGAAGACATCGCCACCTCCCATCTCTACAGGGACCCCAGCAAGATGTTGGAGCACAGGGAGATTCGGGACAGGCACAGCAGCCTCG GTTTGAATGGAGGGTACCAGGACGAGCTGGTGGACCACCGCTTAACAGAGAGAGAGTGGGCTGATGAGTGGAAGCATCTGGATCAT GCGCTGAACTGCATCATGGAGATGGTGGAGAAGACGAGGCGCTCCATGGCGGTGCTGCGCCGCTGCCAGGAGGCAGACCGGGAGGAGCTCAACTACTGGAAGAGGCGCTGCAGCGAGACGGCCGAGACGCGCAAGGCGGGCAGCGAGCTCGTCTcgaggcagcacagccccagcagctccgaCTCCATCGGCAGCG ATTCGTTGCGGGAGTTCAGCAGCAGGTCGGGAACGGGCTACGTCACCGAAGAGATATGGAAAAAAAGC GAAGAAGCCGTGAACGAGGTGAAGCGCCAGGCCATGTCGGAGGTGCAGAAGGCCGTGGCGGAGGCCGAGCAGAAGGCCTTTGAGATGATCGCCTCCGAGAGGGCTCGCATGGAGCAGACCATTGCGGACGCCAAGCGCCAGGCTACTGAGGACGCTTTCCTTGTGATCAACGAACAGGAGGAGTCTACAGAG AGTTGCTGGAACTGCGGCCGCAAGGCCAGCGAGACCTGCAGTGGCTGCAACATCGCCCGGTACTGCGGCTCCTTCTGCCAGCACAAGGACTGGGAGAGGCACCACCGGATCTGCGGCCAAAGCCTGCACAGCCAGAGCAAGCCGCTGGCTCTGCCCGCGGGGCGCTCCACAGCCGCCAAGGGCATCGACGGCGTGTCCAGCCCGGCCCTCGAGAAGACTTCGGCAGCCACGTCTCGATCCTCCACTCCAGCATCTGTGACAGCAATAGAAACGAACGGACTCTAA